Proteins found in one Nitrosopumilus maritimus SCM1 genomic segment:
- a CDS encoding Dna2/Cas4 domain-containing protein translates to MMGDRDFRTTIQNAIKSIGNELEIDIDSKDFETIHLQEVVRCMRRSYYDRVEPLEIERRGFNELLSGLLRKLEYGSNPKDFDINEIKLRGQADMMVDDAILLFRSATEELENPHASDVLYLNACMWIYDKEDGMIVYITGDRKESTFSLTRNKKMFEDTIRRVRVLNNLLKEQKTPILEPSAECTECQYYERCFTKRKNTKQTSLAEMLGLGKQD, encoded by the coding sequence ATGATGGGAGATAGAGATTTTCGAACTACTATTCAAAATGCCATAAAATCAATTGGAAATGAACTAGAAATTGATATAGATTCAAAGGATTTTGAAACTATCCACCTTCAAGAAGTCGTTAGGTGTATGAGACGCTCATACTATGACAGAGTAGAACCTCTAGAAATTGAGAGAAGGGGATTCAATGAGCTTCTTTCAGGATTATTAAGAAAACTGGAATATGGTAGCAATCCAAAGGATTTTGACATAAACGAGATCAAGCTCCGAGGACAAGCAGATATGATGGTAGATGATGCAATTCTCCTATTCAGATCAGCTACTGAAGAATTAGAAAATCCTCATGCAAGTGATGTCTTGTACCTTAATGCATGCATGTGGATATATGACAAAGAAGATGGGATGATAGTCTACATCACAGGAGATAGAAAAGAATCAACATTTTCACTAACACGGAACAAAAAGATGTTCGAAGACACCATACGTAGGGTTCGAGTTCTAAACAATCTTCTCAAAGAACAAAAAACACCAATCTTAGAGCCATCAGCAGAGTGTACTGAATGTCAATATTATGAGAGATGTTTCACAAAGAGGAAGAATACAAAACAGACATCTCTTGCTGAAATGTTAGGACTGGGCAAACAAGACTAG
- the pyrH gene encoding UMP kinase: MKKRIVIKLSGRVFAMDNVKLLKDWAEFLVKISKVCQPIIIAGGGNIARHYINHARSSGADESTLDELGIEISRLNAKLLIYALKNKAYSHPPTTLQEVRHAVDDGLIVVAGGLHPGQSTNGTAALIAEKVKAEQFLNATDVDGVYDMDPNKFKKAKKFKRIELKNLKNMLVHEDSVAGGYDLMDIVALKIIERSKIKTRILKASPKIIEKAIKGGNLGTEIIIPTK; encoded by the coding sequence GTGAAAAAAAGAATTGTAATCAAACTATCTGGTAGAGTTTTTGCCATGGATAATGTCAAACTTCTCAAAGATTGGGCAGAATTTCTAGTAAAAATCAGTAAGGTATGCCAGCCAATAATTATTGCTGGAGGTGGAAACATTGCTAGACATTACATTAATCATGCAAGATCTTCAGGAGCTGATGAATCCACCCTTGATGAATTAGGAATTGAAATTTCTAGATTAAATGCAAAACTGTTGATTTATGCTCTAAAAAACAAAGCATATTCTCATCCCCCAACTACACTACAAGAAGTAAGACATGCAGTAGATGACGGATTGATTGTTGTTGCTGGAGGACTTCATCCTGGTCAAAGCACTAATGGTACTGCTGCATTGATTGCAGAGAAAGTAAAAGCTGAACAGTTTCTTAATGCTACTGATGTTGATGGAGTTTACGATATGGATCCTAACAAATTCAAAAAAGCAAAAAAATTCAAACGAATTGAATTGAAAAATCTCAAAAACATGTTAGTTCATGAGGATTCTGTAGCAGGAGGATATGATCTCATGGATATAGTTGCACTCAAAATTATTGAGCGCTCAAAAATTAAAACAAGAATTCTCAAAGCAAGTCCAAAAATTATTGAAAAAGCCATTAAAGGCGGTAATTTGGGAACTGAAATAATTATTCCAACAAAATAG
- a CDS encoding HD domain-containing protein has product MKKNYLDIIDPIHDFIRVYDHELSIIDNPIFQRLRRIRQLSGAHLTYPAAQHTRFEHSLGVMHIASQAGHALNEKGFFKSDDIEILRLAGLLHDIGHGPFSHLFEEIIQEKKISHEDFGKEIILKSEIGDILTKNGFDKKLVTKIAFGDSKFQYMNEIVSGALSADMMDYLLRDGYFTGAEHAKIDHKRITQSLDVHQKKLALERSALYSFESMMHSRYQMFKAVYFHKTVRAAEVMLLEALRSSDDEFGFSTFNLDEFVQLTDEHVLSSLISSKTPKLKRARKFAQDYQNRKLLKCVFESILTSRKNLKKIKTNELRSAISKKSKVDENEIFVDSSVTPSIPLAPSKNESKSIILITNEGGKSSAKEMPISEIPVVSAISGFMNILRIYTNQKNRKKVEIAAKSIIGELE; this is encoded by the coding sequence AGATCCTATTCATGATTTTATTCGAGTTTATGATCATGAACTATCCATAATTGATAATCCTATTTTCCAGCGGTTACGAAGAATTAGACAATTATCTGGTGCACATTTGACATATCCTGCTGCACAGCATACTAGATTTGAGCACTCTCTTGGAGTAATGCACATTGCTAGTCAGGCAGGTCATGCGCTAAATGAAAAAGGATTTTTCAAATCCGATGACATCGAGATTCTCAGGTTGGCAGGTCTTTTGCATGATATTGGTCATGGGCCATTTTCTCACCTCTTTGAAGAAATAATTCAAGAAAAGAAAATTTCTCATGAAGATTTTGGAAAAGAGATTATTCTAAAATCTGAAATTGGTGATATTTTGACAAAAAATGGTTTTGATAAAAAACTTGTAACAAAAATCGCGTTTGGTGATTCAAAATTTCAATACATGAATGAAATTGTTTCAGGTGCTCTTAGTGCAGATATGATGGATTATCTTCTTAGAGATGGTTATTTTACAGGAGCAGAACATGCAAAAATTGATCATAAAAGAATTACACAATCACTTGATGTGCATCAAAAGAAACTTGCATTAGAGCGCTCTGCACTGTATTCATTTGAATCTATGATGCATTCAAGATATCAAATGTTCAAAGCAGTTTATTTTCACAAGACAGTAAGAGCTGCAGAAGTGATGTTGCTTGAAGCACTACGATCTTCAGATGATGAATTTGGATTCTCTACTTTTAATCTAGATGAATTTGTTCAACTAACAGACGAACATGTTCTCTCCAGTCTAATCTCCTCAAAAACTCCTAAATTAAAACGAGCAAGAAAATTTGCACAAGATTATCAAAATAGAAAATTGCTAAAATGTGTATTTGAAAGCATTTTGACAAGTAGAAAAAATCTAAAGAAAATAAAAACAAATGAACTCAGATCTGCCATATCCAAAAAATCCAAAGTTGATGAAAATGAGATTTTTGTTGATAGTTCTGTAACACCTTCTATTCCACTTGCACCATCAAAAAATGAGTCAAAATCGATAATTCTAATCACAAATGAGGGTGGAAAATCTTCTGCAAAAGAGATGCCTATTTCTGAAATACCTGTAGTCTCGGCAATTTCTGGCTTTATGAATATCCTGAGAATCTATACTAATCAAAAGAATAGAAAAAAAGTTGAAATTGCCGCAAAATCCATCATTGGTGAACTAGAGTGA